The Salvelinus sp. IW2-2015 linkage group LG6.2, ASM291031v2, whole genome shotgun sequence genome window below encodes:
- the LOC111965990 gene encoding long-chain-fatty-acid--CoA ligase 4 has translation MGLHQSELHSLFLFPLHLMVWLYSLLSFLPWYYLTRAGEKRTQATRVKARSTSGHFEGPYRCVDRFQSLATEDFPGKDTLDKLFQQAIQRFGDSDCLGTREVLSEENEPQPSGKVFKKLILGKYCWLSYQQVDSVVSYMGSGLAALGQQPKSMVAIFCDTRAEWMISAQACFRYNFPLVTFYATLGEEAVVFGLNETGVTHLITSAELLETKLKGVLSQIPKLKHIISVDQRRVSTEGYPPGLAIHSMASVQELGSQPDNLARPVVSPQPSDLAVVMYTSGSTGRPKGVMVVHSNLTAGMTGQCERIPGLGPKDTYIAYLPLAHVLEMTAEISCMAYGCPIGYSSPQTLSDQSTKIKKGSRGDSSVLKPTLMAAVPEILDRINKNVMSKVGEMSYIQRTLFNLGYNYKLEQVKRGYDAPLCNVLLFSKVRKLLGGRVRLMLSGGAPLSSATQRFMNICFCCPVGQGYGLTETCGAGTITEVADNSTGRVGAPVICCEIRLRDWLEGGYTNQDKPHPRGEILIGGPNITMGYYRNESNGQDYFVDEKGQRWFCTGDIGEIHPDGCLQIVDRKKDLVKLQAGEYVSLGKVEAALKNCSLIDNICAYANSEQNYVISVVVPNQKMLTELARQRGVKGSWEEVCTHPAMEKEVLKEIKEVATSIKLQRFEIPVKVHLSPEPWTPETGLVTDAFKLKRKELKNHYLQHIERMYGRP, from the exons ATGGGTCTCCACCAATCAGAGCTCCACTCCctgttcctcttccccctccacctCATGGTGTGGCTGtactccctcctttccttcctgcCTTGGTACTACCTCACCAGGGCTGGGGAGAAGAGAACCCAGGCCACACGGGTCAAGGCTCGCTCCACCTCCGGCCACTTCGAGGGGCCGTACCGCTGTGTAGACCGCTTCCAGAGCTTGGCCACAGAAGACTTCCCTGGGAAAGACACGCTGGACAAACTGTTCCAGCAAGCCATACAGCGCTTTGGGGACTCTGACTGCCTAGGGACAAGAGAGGTACTGAGTGAGGAGAATGAGCCCCAGCCCAGCGGAAAGGTCTTTAAGAAG CTGATTCTGGGGAAGTACTGCTGGCTGTCCTACCAGCAGGTAGACTCTGTAGTAAGTTACATGGGCAGTGGGTTGGCAGCACTGGGCCAGCAGCCTAAGAGTATGGTTGCCATCTTCTGTGATACGAGAGCTGAGTGGATGATCTCTGCTCAGGCCTGCTTCAGATACAACTTCCCAT TGGTGACGTTCTATGCGACACTGGGAGAGGAGGCGGTGGTGTTTGGACTGAACGAGACGGGAGTCACACACCTCATCACCAGCGCAGAACTACTGGAGACCAAACTGAAG GGTGTTCTCTCTCAGATCCCCAAGCTGAAACACATCATCTCTGTAGACCAGAGGAGGGTCAGCACAGAGGGATACCCACCTGGTCTCGCCATCCACAGCATGGCATCAGTACAGGAGCTGGGGTCACAGCCTGACAACT TGGCTAGGCCGGTGGTGAGTCCTCAGCCATCAGACCTGGCTGTAGTGATGTACACCAGTGGTTCTACAGGCAGACCCAAAGGAGTCATGGTCGTCCACAGCAACCTCACCGCTGGAATGACCGGACAGTGTGAACGCATCCCTGGCCTGGG GCCTAAAGACACCTACATAGCCTACCTGCCTCTGGCCCATGTTTTGGAAATGACAGCAGAAATCTCTTGCATGGCGTACGGCTGTCCCATCGGTTactcctcccctcagacactcTCTGACCAG tccactAAGATAAAGAAAGGAAGTAGAGGAGACAGCTCTGTGCTGAAACCAACTCTAATGGCTGCTGTACCG GAAATTCTGGACCGCATCAATAAGAATGTGATGAGTAAGGTTGGGGAGATGAGTTACATTCAGAGGACGCTGTTCAACCTGGGATATAACTACAAACTGGAGCAGGTCAAGAGGGGTTACGATGCTCCTCTCTGCAACGT gctgCTGTTCAGTAAGGTGCGCAAGTTGCTGGGCGGCAGGGTGAGGCTGATGTTGTCTGGAGGGGCTCCGCTTTCCTCTGCCACACAGAGGTTTATGAACATATGTTTCTGCTGTCCTGTGGGCCAGGGGTACGGACTGACGGAAACCTGTGGAGCTGGCACCATCACCGAgg TGGCAGACAACAGCACGGGTAGAGTTGGAGCTCCTGTCATCTGCTGTGAGATCCGACTCAGGGACTGGCTGGAGGGAGGCTACACCAATCAGGACAAACCTCACCCCCGAGGGGAGATTCTGATTGGGGGGCCTAACATCACTATGGGTTACTATAGGAACGAGAGTAATGGCCAGGACTACTTTGTGGACGAGAAGGGTCAGAGGTGGTTCTGTACAGGAGACATAGGAGAGATCCACCCTGACGGATGTCTGCAGATAGTGG ATCGTAAGAAGGATCTAGTGAAGCTCCAGGCTGGGGAATACGTCTCTCTGGGGAAAGTAGAAGCTGCTCTGAAGAACTGCTCCCTCATCGACAACATCTGTGCTTACGCTAACAG TGAGCAGAACTATGTGATCAGTGTTGTGGTACCCAACCAGAAGATGTTGACTGAGCTGGCTAGACAGAGGGGAGTGAAagggagctgggaggaggtgtgcACCCACCctgccatggagaaggaggtgctgAAGGAGATCAAAGAGGTGGCCACTTCAA TTAAACTCCAGAGGTTTGAGATCCCAGTCAAGGTACACCTCAGCCCAGAGCCCTGGACCCCTGAGACAGGACTGGTGACTGATGCCTTCAAGCTGAAGAGAAAAGAGTTAAAGAACCACTATCTCCAACACATAGAGAGGATGTATGGGAGGCCGTAA
- the nxt2 gene encoding NTF2-related export protein 2, with translation MAATVDFRTHVDASCRYSEEFTNIYYDCMDKKRRNLMRLYLDKATLVWNGNAVSGQVALGEFFESLPSSEFSIQTLDCQPVHEQATQGQTTLLVVTAGQVKFDGQKQRYFNQNFLLTAQASPTSDQPVWKIASDCFRFQDWSS, from the exons ATGGCTGCAACAGTT GATTTCAGGACCCATGTTGACGCATCATGCAGGTATTCAGAGGAGTTCACCAACATATATTATGACTGCATGGACAAGAAAAGAAGG AACTTGATGCGGCTCTACCTGGACAAAGCGACCCTGGTTTGGAACGGGAATGCTGTGTCAGGGCAGGTTGCTCTTGGAGAGTTCTTTGAGTCACTTCCCTCCAGCGAGTTCAGTATCCAGACTCTGGACTGTCAGCCAGTGCATG AGCAGGCAACGCAGGGCCAGACCACGCTGCTGGTGGTGACGGCAGGACAGGTGAAGTTTGATGGTCAAAAGCAGCGCTACTTCAATCAGAACTTCCTCCTCACAGCCCAGGCCTCACCCACCAGTGACCAGCCTGTCTGGAAGATTGCCAGTGACTGTTTCCGCTTCCAGGACTGGAGTAGCTGA
- the psmd10 gene encoding 26S proteasome non-ATPase regulatory subunit 10, which translates to MMEQTVSNVEVCNLAFTGEFDKLKKCILTDKSLAXKTDQDQRTALHWACSAGHVKIVEFLLDLGVEVNLQDDASWSPLHIAASAGREEIVKSLINKGAQLNSVNQNGCTPLHYAASKDRYEIALLLLESGANPNVTDKLESTPLHRASTKGNCRLIQLLLKQRASTNIQDSEGNTALHLACDEERVEAAKLLVENGASIYIENKEEKTPLQISKGGLATLLRRIVGGNV; encoded by the exons ATGATGGAGCAAACTGTTTCAAATGTGGAAGTCTGTAATTTAGCCTTCACTGGTGAATTTGACAAAttaaagaaatgtattttaaCGGATAAATCGCTCGCTTRCAAAACGGACCAG GACCAAAGGACCGCTCTCCACTGGGCCTGCTCGGCTGGACACGTCAAGATCGTTGAGTTTCTGTTGGATTTGGGGGTGGAAGTCAACCTACAAgatgat GCCAGTTGGTCTCCCCTCCACATCGCAGCATCTGCAGGCAGGGAGGAGATAGTGAAGTCACTGATAAACAAAGGAGCTCAGCTGAACTCGGTCAACCAGAACGGCTGCACCCCTCTGCACTATGCTGCCTCCAAGGACCGATACGAG ATCGCCCTCCTGTTGCTGGAGAGTGGAGCAAACCCTAATGTCACAGATAAGCTGGAGTCTACTCCCCTACACAGAGCTTCAACCAAGGGCAACTGCCGTCTGATCCAGCTGCTGCTCAAACAGCGCGCTTCTACCAACATACAGGACTCGGAGGGAAACACTGCACT CCACCTGGCGTGTGACGAGGAGCGTGTGGAGGCAGCTAAACTCCTAGTGGAGAACGGAGCCAGCATCTACATAGAGAACAAGGAGGAGAAGACGCCACTACAGATCTCTAAAGGAGGTCTGGCCACTCTGTTGCGGCGGATCGTAGGAGGAAACGTCTGA